DNA from Nitrospira sp.:
GGGGTGAGCAGGACGGCGAACAGCCCCAACAGCAAGCAGGCGATGATGATGAGCGGGGTGAGTTTGCTGCCGACGAAGAGCGCGGCGAGGCGGCCGCTGAGACCGAGGCGAGAATTCGTCATTGGTCTACCCCACCTCACCTCCCCTTACAAAGGGGAGGAAGGAATGTATTTCGTGAAGCGTATCTCGCCACCAAAGCGATCAGCCGTCAGTCTACAGGGATCAGCCGGGGAATTTCTGAGAGCTGAATGCTGACTGCTGTCGGCTGATAACTATGGCCGGATGACGCTTGACGGGCCTTACCCGTTGTGCGGCAACGCCACCGCCGTCATGTCCTGCACGAGGGCGCCCTCTCTGCCCTTGGTACCGTCGACCATCACCCGCTCACCGACGTTCACCCCCGACAGAACTTCGACGCCCTGCTCCAAGGTGCGGCCGACTTTGACCCACCGTAGGCGCGCAATCTGGTCGCTTCCGACCACGAACAGGCCGGCCAGTTCCCCCCGCTCGATGAACGCCGACTTCGGCAGGAACAACGTGTGACTCATGCCCTTTTCAAGCCGGAGGCGCCCGAACATGCCGGACTTCAATCCAGCCGTTTTGGGAAGATCCACCTTCATGGTGAAGGTATGGGTTTGCGGGTCGCCGGCGGGAAGAATTTGCGAGACCGTCCCCTTGAAAGGGACGGACCCCAGCGCATCGATGACAATGGGAATCGACGCCCCGACCGACACGGCGCGAATATCACCCTCCGCGACGGTGGCTTCGAGGCGAAGCTGATCGGGATTCTCTATTCGAAGAAGCGGTTGGCCGGGAGAAGCCAATTCCCCCCTTTCGACCTTCTTCTCGGTAATGACGCCGTCGAACGGCGCTTTCACTATCGTATAACTCAACTGGGCCAGGACGGCCCTGCGACCGGCTTCGGCCACTCTGAAGGAACGCATGGCATTCTCCAACTCTTGCTTGGACACGGCGTCCTTGCGGTAGAGCTCCTTCATGCGCGTCAGGTGTGCGTCGGCATTGTCGAGTTCCGCGGTCACCCGGGCCAACTCCGCCCGCAGGTCCCGATTGTCGAGCACCAACAAGGTTTGACCTTTGCGCACTAGGCTTCCCTCGCGCACCAGGAGCTCGTCGATCGTTCCCTGGATACGGCTTGCCAGGGTCGCCTGGTAAATGGCCGCTACCTGTCCCGTCACCTCGACCGTGACCGGAACCTGGCTGGGCTTCACCTCGATCACCACGGCCTGGATAGCCGGCTGAACCGCCGTCGCCGGCGGGACCTCTCCAGGCCGGGACGGTTCCTGTCCCTGCCCACAGCCCGCCACCATAAGCAGGCTCAGCCCAATCCATCCGATCTTCGTCACATGCTCGTTATGCTGGAACACCCAACCTCCGCAACAAGGCCATCATCGGACACCAACCCGTAAAGGCAGACTGGATCAGATTCGCCTCCCCATTCCTTCACCCCGTATGAGCAGTCACGGGGGAAAAGGATTCAGCAGAGCAACCGAGGATCAGAACCGATATTGCCCCCCCAGGGATATGATGGTGTCCTGAAAATCCCTGAGGACGTTGGTCGAGGTGCGTTTGTCGTATTGGAACGCCAACATCACCGTCGCTGCCGTCGAAATGTGATAGCGCAGCTCCGCGATCCCCTGATGGGTGCCGTCGAATCGATCCACATGGGTATCGCCGGGGATCCCGCTGGTGAAGGTTTTCCGCCGGTGGATGTAGATGAGGCCGAGGTCGATCTGCTGATTCAGACGGAACTCCGTCCCGGCCGATACCAGGTGGAGGTAATAGGACACATCGTCCGCGAACTGAGGTTCCTGCCGGCCCTCCGCCAAGCCGCGCTCGTAGAGATAGGACAGCGTCACCGTCATCCAGTCCGTGGCACGATAATCGACGCGTGGGCCGACCGTCCAGAAGGTCGTATCCCGTTCGGCAAACGATTCGTTGTAGAGGCGGAGGCCATATCGGCCGATCAAGGCCGCCGTGACAGTTTCGTTTACACGCCGTTCGACCTCGACCCTCCAGGTATGGGAGCTGACCCGCTCTTCTTGAATCGAACCGGTCCCGGTGCGACGTTCGAAATTCGGGCCCAAGAACAGATTGGGGACATAGCGATAGCGCAGGAGGACCGACGTATCGGAATTGAACGACCATCGATCCTGGATACGATAATCGCCATGGTTAAATATGGGATTGTTCGTAAAGATCGCCCCCTGGGCCTTGACCGACAGTTCATTGTTCCCCCGGGAAGTGGGCGTGGAGTGGATGACTTCGAGCGCCGGTTCCCAAACCACATCCTGTGGTTTCTCGGTCGACACCACGGTCGGCTGCGAGGGGTCTTCCGTCAAACGGAGCCGGCGGGCGGAAGAAAACTGAAAGGCGTCGGTGGTGTAACTGGTCTTTTGTTCGGCGATGGCCGACCATTCGGCCTGGACTGGCCGGACTGCCCCCCACAGAATGCCGCTCGCAGCAACCAAGGCGACCGCTCGACGGGAGAGTACCAGAACGGGAGTCCCTTGCCGCATCATCCGTTGATATGGCGAGAAGGAATGTGCAAACGGCCCCTCATCCCGGGATTTTTTCCGATCGGGCGCAAAACAAACGCTCTCACCCCGGTCCCCCTTGAAGGTCCACCAGAACCAGCCCGCCAACAGGACTCAGCCTTGCAACCGAAGCAGTTTGGCCGGGTTGACGACGATCAAACTGACGCCGATCGTCATCGTGATGGATGCGGTGATCCGGCTCATGGCAGTCGGCGGCAGCCACGCCCCGAGCCTCACGCCCAGAAACATCCCTGCCACACTGCCCAGGAGCACGAAGCCCGTCAGCGGCCAATCGACCTGTCCGAATTGCAGATGCCCCACCACCAGTCCCATACCACCGACCTTCAGCCAACAGGTCCGCGGGAAACGGGTCGCACAACGTTCTTCCCGCTCGGTGTCAGCCGACCACGTCCGTTGCCGCATGACCAGGGTCCTGGTGAGCAAGAGGAGGAAGCCGAACAACAGCAACAGGACTTCGTCCCGCACCAGGCGGTGGCCGAAGGCGCCGCCCCAAGACCCGATCATGCCGGTCCAACTGAACGCCGCGGCGGCCTTGGTTTTGACCAATCCCCGCCGACCATATTCCCAGGCTCCCAACAGCGAGGAGGCCGCCACGATCATCAGGGACATCGCCGTCGCCTGTTGCACAGGGATGCCGGCGATATATACCATCATCGGCACTCCCAGAATCGCGCCGCCGGTCCCGGTCGCCCCGAGTTGCAAGCCGATCGGCACTCCTGCCGAGATGGAACGTACCGCCTGTTCGATCATACGGGACTTTTCTGAACGGTCGTCACGGAAAGCCTCGTTGGATTGGTTGGCGGCTCTTTCGTCGATCACGCGTCCAGTCTCACTGGACAACGATGAACCACTTAGACAACCGATCCACAGAAACGGGGAAATTATCCAATGACACTGCGCGCAGACCGGTAGTCATAATGGTTGTATTATCTTTGAGGAGGGTCCCATGTCGCTCCGTCGAATGTGGTCCGGTAGGGGTCTTTTTATCGGTCTCATCATCGGATTCGTCGCAGTCGAGTCCATCGTGGCGGCCAGCTTTCTCAGCCTGCTGCACTTCAAGACTTCCAACAATTCAGCCTTGCGGAGCCAACAGGTCTTGATCGAACTGGAGCGCATGATGGGTACCGTGACGGGAGCCGAGACCAGTCAGCGCGGATACATTATCACCGGGACCGATGACGATCTCGCCCCCTATCGCGGCGCGCTCGACACCCTCGAGACTCACATTCATCGTGTCGGCAACTTGACCAGACACAACCGCACCCAGCAGGACCTGGTGGCCTCTCTCGAAACACAGGTCACCCGGCGGGCGGATGAAATGAACCATGCCATCGTGGTAAGGCGCACGGAAGGGCTCCCCTTCGCCAAGTCAGCTGTGGTCGTCAATCGGAAGAACCGGACGATGGACCGGATTCACGAGATCGCCGGGCAGATTCGTGAAGAAGAAACACGAGCGTTGAAACACCACCGGGAAGACTCCGACGCCTGGGCCCTCACGTCCGGTTCCTTCGCAGTGGCCTTTTTCCTGCTCACCGCCGCCCTGTTTACGTTGTGCGGGATCGTGATGAAGATGGCCATGACCAGCCAGGCGCAAGCCGAACGTATCCTTCAAGCCCTCCCGCATCCCTCGCCGACCGCTGCGACAAGATCATTGTAGTCGAAGGCGGCGCGAAGCTCAAAAGGCCTCCGGCTTGACGAACGTCGTTTCACGAGCGAGGAGGACGGCCCCTTTGGTCCTGGCTAGGTGCGGGCAAGGACCACCGCCGCCAGCAACACGAACAGCGCCAACAGCAGCGAGAGTCTCGGCAGGAGCGCCGAATAGCGCAGGAGGATCAGTTCACCAGCTGTTCTCTCCTTCTCTGCCGTTTTCATGATCCGCCGCACCCGCGGTCCCACGACGAGGTCATGCAACAATGTCAGGCTGAACAGGAAGGCGGCGAGTCCCATCTTGACCGCAAAGATCGTCGGCCACCGCCAAGGTTCGCCCAGGGGGATGGCTCGACCTCCAGCCAGTACGACACCGGTGCCGACAAGCATCCCCATTGCGCCCCAGACCACGCTGCGAAACCGGTAGGCCACCTCGCGGAAGAGTGCCGCATGCTGAGCGAACCGGCCGTCGCGCCTCAACAGCGGCACGAGTACGACCGACAAAAACACCATCCCTCCGATCCAGGTGACGGCCGACAGCAGATGAATCCAGATCAACGCGAACACAGGAGCATCCTTTCCGATCGGTGAATCGGAACAACATGACCGAATTGAGGGGGAGAGGCAAGTAGCGGCTAAAAGGCAATGCCGACATAGGGCCCTGCTTGTAAATAGCTGTTGGAGGTATTGGTCATGTTGGCCGTCAGGTGGTAACGGGCATCCATTCCCACTTTGAATGCCTTCCACACTTGATACTCAAAACCGGCGCCGAACTGGACGCCCACATCCAAATACTGTGTCTGGTTGGAGGGAGGGCTGATGACGTGGATGTCCAACCCTACAGGAATGAGCCAGGGCCGAAAGGCGCTGCCTTCCCTGAACTTCAGCTTGGGAGCGATGTCGATCGTCACCATCGTCAACTGTTGCAGCGACGGCGTGGTCGAGGTGACCTGCAGGCCTGCCGGCGGAGTCGTGCCGACGCCGATGTTTCCCGTATTGGTCACGACTTTGGAAGCAACGCGATTGAACTGCAGTCCGATCTCCCCCACAGCCCAGGTCCCGTTCATCATGCCCCAGGCGTTCTTTGAAAGGGCCAGATCCAACCAGGCGCCGACATACC
Protein-coding regions in this window:
- a CDS encoding ABC transporter, RND-adapter-like protein, which codes for MFQHNEHVTKIGWIGLSLLMVAGCGQGQEPSRPGEVPPATAVQPAIQAVVIEVKPSQVPVTVEVTGQVAAIYQATLASRIQGTIDELLVREGSLVRKGQTLLVLDNRDLRAELARVTAELDNADAHLTRMKELYRKDAVSKQELENAMRSFRVAEAGRRAVLAQLSYTIVKAPFDGVITEKKVERGELASPGQPLLRIENPDQLRLEATVAEGDIRAVSVGASIPIVIDALGSVPFKGTVSQILPAGDPQTHTFTMKVDLPKTAGLKSGMFGRLRLEKGMSHTLFLPKSAFIERGELAGLFVVGSDQIARLRWVKVGRTLEQGVEVLSGVNVGERVMVDGTKGREGALVQDMTAVALPHNG
- a CDS encoding Uncharacterized UPF0721 integral membrane protein, which produces MIDERAANQSNEAFRDDRSEKSRMIEQAVRSISAGVPIGLQLGATGTGGAILGVPMMVYIAGIPVQQATAMSLMIVAASSLLGAWEYGRRGLVKTKAAAAFSWTGMIGSWGGAFGHRLVRDEVLLLLFGFLLLLTRTLVMRQRTWSADTEREERCATRFPRTCWLKVGGMGLVVGHLQFGQVDWPLTGFVLLGSVAGMFLGVRLGAWLPPTAMSRITASITMTIGVSLIVVNPAKLLRLQG